In one window of Juglans regia cultivar Chandler chromosome 3, Walnut 2.0, whole genome shotgun sequence DNA:
- the LOC108980845 gene encoding telomere repeat-binding protein 2-like isoform X1 — protein MRSLEYNFTGYQVPVIPRASRSARGRGPIRKKCGGNQIRAFEILASVAGTLLQESESSVPTNAACVKDSHHILYSNIKRERGDEGESLKKDPCRHGNCSDKSFAHSPGLQEHHKSYRVNGFSHARDNHMLEIDSTSNTYGQSEMIFFAEKWATVSSTSNCGCSSSSILGNSPCFGEHFEDKVGCVFEGKLGAESYESKGKKDGIPCVIGSSKDLIKLDMEPHARVGSESDAKASLLRDCISHGPFPKHCDNLKVVSRDDDENSVECTQPSTISKFSRPPPDIEERRIKKLSAARQWRQSQNLKGGKMKPMYCNGTYYHIDERSQNVYPFKKRKFYSQSPLCPSDGGFHHEDISSFPKKRNCDNRSAAVGASSSVTGQVHPESKGCNVKLSIKSFKVPELFIEIPATATVGSLKRTVMEAMTTVLGNGLHVGILLQGKMVRDDNKTLLQTGISQDQKRQNLGFILEPRHTQITPPACTEDPSLLSGGTSHGISRSGTSYVSPDPLLNLSSCVESNLNIVPSLADILTGNDLPETQALVAVPSSSTEALAVVPFHWKSHSEYVQRRIRRPFSVSEVEALVQAVEKLGTGRWRDVKLRAFDSANHRTYVDLKDKWKTLVHTARISPQQRRGEPVPQELLDRVLATHAYWSQHQTRQGNSSKQLSEGLAS, from the exons ATGAGGAGTTTGGAGTACAATTTCACTGGCTACCAGGTTCCTGTTATTCCTCGAGCTTCAAGATCAGCAAGG GGTAGGGGACCAATCAGAAAGAAGTGTGGGGGCAATCAGATACGAGCGTTTGAAATTTTAGCTAGTGTAGCGGGCACTTTATTGCAAGAGAGTGAAAGCTCTGTTCCGACCAATGCTGCTTGTGTAAAGGATTCACACCACATTCTGTATTCCAACattaagagagagaggggggatgAAGGAGAATCTTTAAAGAAAGACCCTTGTCGTCATGGAAATTGCAGTGATAAATCCTTTGCCCATTCTCCAGGTTTGCAAGAACACCATAAAAGCTACAGAGTGAATGGGTTTTCCCATGCTCGGGACAATCATATGCTTGAGATTGATTCTACATCAAATACTTATGGCCAGTCAGAGATGATATTCTTTGCTGAGAAATGGGCTACTGTGAGTAGCACAAGTAACTGTGGATGTTCCTCAAGCAGTATACTCGGTAATTCCCCTTGCTTTGGGGAGCATTTTGAAGACAAAGTAGGATGCGTGTTTGAGGGGAAGTTAGGAGCTGAATCATATGAAAGTAAAGGTAAAAAAGATGGAATTCCATGTGTTATTGGCAGTTCCAAGGATCTGATCAAACTGGACATGGAACCTCATGCCCGGGTTGGTTCAGAAAGTGATGCAAAGGCATCTTTGTTGAGGGACTGCATAAGTCATGGTCCTTTTCCAAAGCATTGTGATAATTTGAAAGTAGTTAGtagagatgatgatgaaaacTCTGTTGAGTGTACTCAACCCAGCACCATATCAAAGTTCTCTAGGCCACCACCAGATATTGAAGAGAGGAGAATAAAGAAACTTTCTGCTGCTAGACAGTGGAGACAATCTCAAAATCTGAAGG GTGGAAAAATGAAGCCAATGTATTGCAATGGGACATACTATCATATAGATGAAAGATCTCAGAATGTCTATCCTTTCAAGAAGAGGAAGTTCTATAGTCAAAGCCCACTATGCCCATCTGATGGCGGATTCCACCATGAAGACATAAGCAGTTTTCCCAAAAAGAGAAATTGTGACAACCGTTCTGCAG CAGTTGGAGCATCATCCTCAGTAACAGGTCAAGTACATCCTGAGTCCAAGGGTTGTAATG TGAAGCTCAGCATTAAGTCTTTCAAGGTCCCAGAGCTCTTTATAGAGATTCCTGCAACTGCAACTGTTGGTTCATTGAAG AGGACAGTTATGGAGGCAATGACTACTGTACTTGGAAATGGACTGCATGTTGGAATCCTGCTTCAGGGAAAGATGGTCAGAGACGACAACAAAACCCTACTGCAGACTGGGATCTCTCAAGATCAGAAGCGTCAGAACTTGGGCTTTATATTGGAGCCCAGACACACCCAAATCACACCACCTGCGTGTACTGAAGATCCTTCTTTGTTATCTGGTGGCACGTCTCATGGGATTTCCAG ATCTGGAACATCTTATGTCTCCCCAGATCCTCTGTTGAATTTGAGCAGTTGTGTTGAAAGCAACCTCAACATAGTTCCCTCCCTTGCTGATATTTTAACTGGCAATGACTTGCCAGAGACCCAGGCCTTAGTTGCAGTTCCATCAAGCAGCACAGAGGCATTGGCTGTGGTTCCCTTTCATTGGAAATCACATTCTGAATATGTACAGCGCCGAATCAGGAGACCTTTCTCTGTTTCAGAAGTAGAAGCATTGGTTCAGGCAGTTGAGAAACTTGGAACTGGAAG GTGGCGTGATGTTAAATTGCGAGCTTTTGATAGTGCAAATCATCGGACTTATGTGGATTTAAAG GATAAATGGAAGACATTAGTGCACACAGCAAGAATCTCCCCTCAGCAGAGGAGGGGAGAGCCTGTTCCACAAGAACTTTTAGACAGGGTGCTAGCTACCCATGCCTACTGGTCACAGCATCAGACTAGGCAAGGCAACAGCTCAAAACAGCTTTCTGAGGGCTTGGCTTCTTGA
- the LOC108980845 gene encoding telomere repeat-binding protein 2-like isoform X2, translating to MRSLEYNFTGYQVPVIPRASRSARGRGPIRKKCGGNQIRAFEILASVAGTLLQESESSVPTNAACVKDSHHILYSNIKRERGDEGESLKKDPCRHGNCSDKSFAHSPGLQEHHKSYRVNGFSHARDNHMLEIDSTSNTYGQSEMIFFAEKWATVSSTSNCGCSSSSILGNSPCFGEHFEDKVGCVFEGKLGAESYESKGKKDGIPCVIGSSKDLIKLDMEPHARVGSESDAKASLLRDCISHGPFPKHCDNLKVVSRDDDENSVECTQPSTISKFSRPPPDIEERRIKKLSAARQWRQSQNLKGGKMKPMYCNGTYYHIDERSQNVYPFKKRKFYSQSPLCPSDGGFHHEDISSFPKKRNCDNRSAVGASSSVTGQVHPESKGCNVKLSIKSFKVPELFIEIPATATVGSLKRTVMEAMTTVLGNGLHVGILLQGKMVRDDNKTLLQTGISQDQKRQNLGFILEPRHTQITPPACTEDPSLLSGGTSHGISRSGTSYVSPDPLLNLSSCVESNLNIVPSLADILTGNDLPETQALVAVPSSSTEALAVVPFHWKSHSEYVQRRIRRPFSVSEVEALVQAVEKLGTGRWRDVKLRAFDSANHRTYVDLKDKWKTLVHTARISPQQRRGEPVPQELLDRVLATHAYWSQHQTRQGNSSKQLSEGLAS from the exons ATGAGGAGTTTGGAGTACAATTTCACTGGCTACCAGGTTCCTGTTATTCCTCGAGCTTCAAGATCAGCAAGG GGTAGGGGACCAATCAGAAAGAAGTGTGGGGGCAATCAGATACGAGCGTTTGAAATTTTAGCTAGTGTAGCGGGCACTTTATTGCAAGAGAGTGAAAGCTCTGTTCCGACCAATGCTGCTTGTGTAAAGGATTCACACCACATTCTGTATTCCAACattaagagagagaggggggatgAAGGAGAATCTTTAAAGAAAGACCCTTGTCGTCATGGAAATTGCAGTGATAAATCCTTTGCCCATTCTCCAGGTTTGCAAGAACACCATAAAAGCTACAGAGTGAATGGGTTTTCCCATGCTCGGGACAATCATATGCTTGAGATTGATTCTACATCAAATACTTATGGCCAGTCAGAGATGATATTCTTTGCTGAGAAATGGGCTACTGTGAGTAGCACAAGTAACTGTGGATGTTCCTCAAGCAGTATACTCGGTAATTCCCCTTGCTTTGGGGAGCATTTTGAAGACAAAGTAGGATGCGTGTTTGAGGGGAAGTTAGGAGCTGAATCATATGAAAGTAAAGGTAAAAAAGATGGAATTCCATGTGTTATTGGCAGTTCCAAGGATCTGATCAAACTGGACATGGAACCTCATGCCCGGGTTGGTTCAGAAAGTGATGCAAAGGCATCTTTGTTGAGGGACTGCATAAGTCATGGTCCTTTTCCAAAGCATTGTGATAATTTGAAAGTAGTTAGtagagatgatgatgaaaacTCTGTTGAGTGTACTCAACCCAGCACCATATCAAAGTTCTCTAGGCCACCACCAGATATTGAAGAGAGGAGAATAAAGAAACTTTCTGCTGCTAGACAGTGGAGACAATCTCAAAATCTGAAGG GTGGAAAAATGAAGCCAATGTATTGCAATGGGACATACTATCATATAGATGAAAGATCTCAGAATGTCTATCCTTTCAAGAAGAGGAAGTTCTATAGTCAAAGCCCACTATGCCCATCTGATGGCGGATTCCACCATGAAGACATAAGCAGTTTTCCCAAAAAGAGAAATTGTGACAACCGTTCTGCAG TTGGAGCATCATCCTCAGTAACAGGTCAAGTACATCCTGAGTCCAAGGGTTGTAATG TGAAGCTCAGCATTAAGTCTTTCAAGGTCCCAGAGCTCTTTATAGAGATTCCTGCAACTGCAACTGTTGGTTCATTGAAG AGGACAGTTATGGAGGCAATGACTACTGTACTTGGAAATGGACTGCATGTTGGAATCCTGCTTCAGGGAAAGATGGTCAGAGACGACAACAAAACCCTACTGCAGACTGGGATCTCTCAAGATCAGAAGCGTCAGAACTTGGGCTTTATATTGGAGCCCAGACACACCCAAATCACACCACCTGCGTGTACTGAAGATCCTTCTTTGTTATCTGGTGGCACGTCTCATGGGATTTCCAG ATCTGGAACATCTTATGTCTCCCCAGATCCTCTGTTGAATTTGAGCAGTTGTGTTGAAAGCAACCTCAACATAGTTCCCTCCCTTGCTGATATTTTAACTGGCAATGACTTGCCAGAGACCCAGGCCTTAGTTGCAGTTCCATCAAGCAGCACAGAGGCATTGGCTGTGGTTCCCTTTCATTGGAAATCACATTCTGAATATGTACAGCGCCGAATCAGGAGACCTTTCTCTGTTTCAGAAGTAGAAGCATTGGTTCAGGCAGTTGAGAAACTTGGAACTGGAAG GTGGCGTGATGTTAAATTGCGAGCTTTTGATAGTGCAAATCATCGGACTTATGTGGATTTAAAG GATAAATGGAAGACATTAGTGCACACAGCAAGAATCTCCCCTCAGCAGAGGAGGGGAGAGCCTGTTCCACAAGAACTTTTAGACAGGGTGCTAGCTACCCATGCCTACTGGTCACAGCATCAGACTAGGCAAGGCAACAGCTCAAAACAGCTTTCTGAGGGCTTGGCTTCTTGA
- the LOC108980843 gene encoding scarecrow-like protein 9, with amino-acid sequence MTMDSRARGFSGSTHGMGLANQSSSVHSNQNLISGPRLENPFLDHKPRGFHYLQPDQAPSYIAPSLDEAQGEDSPEDCDFSDAVLGFISQILMEEGVEDKTCMLQDSLELQAAEKPFYELLGKKYPPSPLHRTNDTNGNRESPDDDRDVYHGNYASSTNSSSCFGDNSLIQNHGEYTSQLQNSYRNSNGMISSVDGFVDFPSSTLQVPDSNSENHSVWQFRKGFEEASKFLPPRSEFFLNLEANELLLQKPKAVSSKEEVKVEMEEGEYSPTGSRGKKHPHGGEDNNTEDERSSKLAAVYVESTLRSKMFDMVLLCSVGEGKAKLTALQETLQNGKSKNVQQNGISKTVPRNRQSKGSNGGRRSGKKQRGNKDVVDLRTLLIHCSQAVAADDQRSANEMLKQIRQHSSPFGDGNQRLAHIFADGLEARLAGTGSQIYKGLVNKRTPAADVLNAYHLYLAACPFRKISNFISNKTIRNEAVDTTCLHVIDFGILYGFQWPTLIQRLSWRPGGPPKLRITGIDYPQPGFRPAERVEETGRRLATYAESFNVPFEYHAIAKKWETIRIEELKINKDEFIVVNCLYRGKNLHDESVSVDSSRDIFLNLVRKINPDIFVHGVVNGAFNAPFFVTRFREALFHYSALFDMLETVVPHEDRERMLLEKEIFGREALNVIACEGWERVERPETYKQWQVRNLRAGFAQLPFDRELVEMAMDKVRSSYHKDFVIDEDSRWLLQGWKGRTTYALSCWKPA; translated from the coding sequence ATGACAATGGATTCGCGTGCTAGGGGGTTTTCGGGTTCCACTCATGGAATGGGATTGGCAAATCAATCTTCTTCGGTTCATTCTAATCAAAACCTTATTTCTGGACCCAGATTGGAAAATCCCTTTCTAGATCACAAGCCTAGGGGGTTTCATTATCTTCAACCAGATCAGGCACCGAGTTATATAGCCCCGAGCTTGGATGAGGCCCAGGGGGAGGATTCCCCCGAGGACTGTGACTTTTCCGATGCTGTTTTGGGATTCATAAGTCAGATACTAATGGAAGAAGGCGTGGAGGACAAGACTTGCATGCTTCAGGATTCTTTGGAACTTCAAGCTGCTGAGAAACCCTTCTATGAGTTGCTTGGGAAAAAATACCCCCCTTCCCCGCTTCATAGAACAAATGATACCAATGGAAATAGGGAGAGCCCAGATGATGATCGCGATGTATATCATGGTAATTATGCCAGCAGTACTAATAGTAGTAGCTGTTTTGGTGATAATTCCTTGATTCAAAATCACGGAGAATATACCTCCCAATTACAGAACTCGTATAGAAATTCAAATGGTATGATCAGTAGTGTGGATGGATTTGTAGATTTTCCCAGTAGTACTCTTCAGGTGCCTGATTCAAATAGTGAGAATCATTCTGTTTGGCAATTCAGGAAAGGGTTTGAAGAGGCTAGTAAGTTTCTTCCTCCCAgaagtgagttttttttaaacttGGAGGCAAATGAGTTGTTATTACAGAAGCCAAAGGCAGTGAGTAGCAAGGAGGAGGTCAAGGTGGAGATGGAGGAGGGGGAGTACTCACCGACTGGGTCAAGAGGAAAGAAGCATCCTCATGGAGGGGAGGACAATAATACAGAAGATGAGAGGAGTAGTAAGCTAGCTGCTGTGTATGTTGAATCAACTCTACGGTCTAAGATGTTTGATATGGTGTTGTTGTGTAGTGTAGGGGAAGGTAAGGCCAAGTTGACAGCCCTTCAGGAGACATTGCAGAACGGGAAAAGCAAAAATGTACAGCAAAATGGAATAAGCAAAACTGTGCCTCGGAACAGGCAATCGAAAGGGTCTAATGGTGGAAGAAGAAGTGGTAAGAAACAAAGAGGCAACAAGGACGTGGTGGATTTGAGAACTCTCCTTATTCATTGTTCCCAAGCCGTTGCAGCTGATGACCAGAGGAGTGCAAATGAAATGCTAAAGCAGATCAGGCAGCACTCTTCTCCTTTTGGGGATGGAAATCAAAGATTGGCCCATATCTTTGCTGATGGCCTTGAGGCACGATTGGCTGGCACTGGTAGCCAGATATATAAAGGTCTAGTTAATAAAAGAACACCTGCTGCTGATGTCTTGAATGCTTACCATCTATACCTTGCCGCATGCCCGTTTAGGAAGATTTCcaattttatatcaaataagACGATAAGGAATGAAGCCGTGGATACAACATGTCTCCATGTCATAGACTTTGGTATCCTTTATGGTTTCCAATGGCCCACCCTTATTCAGCGGCTCTCATGGAGACCTGGTGGGCCCCCAAAGCTTCGGATTACTGGAATAGATTATCCCCAACCTGGATTTCGGCCAGCAGAGCGAGTTGAGGAAACTGGACGTCGCTTGGCAACTTATGCTGAGAGTTTCAATGTGCCATTTGAGTATCATGCCATAGCAAAGAAATGGGAAACCATTCGAATTGAGGAACTTAAAATTAACAAGGATGAGTTCATTGTTGTAAACTGCTTGTATCGAGGTAAGAACTTGCATGATGAATCCGTGTCAGTTGACAGTTCAAGAGATATCTTCCTCAATTTGGTGAGGAAGATCAATCCAGATATTTTCGTCCATGGGGTTGTTAATGGTGCATTCAATGCCCCCTTTTTCGTTACGCGGTTTCGAGAGGCATTGTTTCACTATTCTGCACTGTTTGATATGCTCGAAACTGTTGTACCTCACGAGGATCGTGAAAGGATGCTGCTTGAGAAAGAAATCTTTGGTAGGGAGGCTTTGAATGTCATAGCATGTGAAGGCTGGGAGAGAGTGGAGAGGCCCGAGACATACAAGCAATGGCAAGTCCGAAACCTAAGGGCTGGGTTTGCCCAGCTGCCTTTTGACCGGGAGCTTGTGGAGATGGCAATGGATAAGGTGAGGTCCAGCTACCACAAGGATTTCGTCATTGATGAAGATAGTCGGTGGCTGTTGCAAGGATGGAAGGGGCGAACCACCTATGCCCTTTCTTGTTGGAAACCGGCTTAG